In Kitasatospora gansuensis, a genomic segment contains:
- a CDS encoding GGDEF domain-containing protein produces the protein MDLAPYLAAVGVPLLGWSAHTTWLTRRLATARRDPLTGLLTRDGFTSRAERLIRSRAGRTTVLLIDLDDFKHVNDTYGHAAGDAVLAATADRLAAWCGSAGVAARLGGDEFAAIVVDSDERLADLHAALHEPVPFKGQLLDVGASTGASHPAALLLTEALSAADRDMYTRKPDGRTARRR, from the coding sequence ATGGACCTCGCCCCGTACCTGGCCGCCGTCGGCGTCCCGCTCCTCGGCTGGAGCGCTCACACCACGTGGCTGACGCGCCGCCTGGCCACCGCCCGCCGCGACCCGCTGACCGGCTTGCTCACCCGCGACGGCTTCACCTCCCGCGCCGAACGGCTCATCCGCTCCCGCGCCGGCCGAACGACGGTGCTGCTGATCGACCTGGACGACTTCAAGCACGTCAACGACACCTACGGTCACGCCGCCGGTGATGCCGTCCTGGCGGCAACCGCGGACCGGCTCGCCGCGTGGTGCGGCTCTGCCGGTGTGGCTGCTCGCCTGGGCGGTGACGAGTTCGCCGCCATCGTCGTGGACTCGGACGAGCGCCTCGCCGATCTGCACGCCGCCCTGCACGAACCCGTGCCGTTCAAGGGCCAGTTGCTGGACGTCGGCGCGTCCACGGGAGCGTCGCACCCGGCCGCGTTGCTGCTGACCGAAGCGCTCTCCGCCGCCGACCGGGACATGTACACCCGCAAGCCCGACGGCCGTACCGCTCGCCGTCGCTGA
- a CDS encoding DUF6197 family protein encodes MPSTLITAPPLVTWDSSGLVAEIEAYLASLPTAALPLVPYVCPYGSTVQLWNVGHPLPRVTLLDRIARRPARPVSVSVADHLRLTSRYLHHAGWLQGALWDEAGRVCLLGAQAAVLAHGYGTPATVSRARNQVMETLHATGRFVSSPDMFNDAPTTRQADVHHLLDRAAARALSLGI; translated from the coding sequence ATGCCGAGCACTCTGATCACTGCACCGCCCCTCGTCACCTGGGACAGCTCCGGGCTGGTCGCCGAGATCGAGGCGTACCTCGCTTCCCTCCCGACCGCAGCTCTGCCGCTGGTGCCGTACGTCTGCCCGTACGGCTCCACGGTGCAGCTCTGGAACGTTGGCCACCCGCTGCCCCGGGTGACGCTGCTCGACCGGATCGCCCGCCGTCCGGCCAGGCCGGTCTCGGTGAGCGTCGCCGATCACCTGCGGCTGACCTCTCGCTACCTGCACCACGCGGGCTGGCTGCAGGGCGCGCTGTGGGACGAGGCGGGCCGGGTCTGCCTCCTCGGTGCCCAAGCCGCCGTCCTGGCCCATGGCTATGGCACCCCGGCGACCGTCAGCCGTGCCCGGAACCAGGTGATGGAGACCCTGCACGCCACCGGCCGGTTCGTCAGCTCGCCGGACATGTTCAACGACGCGCCGACGACCCGTCAGGCCGACGTGCACCACCTGCTCGACCGGGCTGCTGCCCGCGCACTGTCGCTCGGTATCTGA